One window of the Prinia subflava isolate CZ2003 ecotype Zambia chromosome 1, Cam_Psub_1.2, whole genome shotgun sequence genome contains the following:
- the TCF24 gene encoding transcription factor 24, which translates to MDCGHLAESSEEISSAGAEPDALGPSRAGSSPCLPLAAAPRAGAAPGRPAAANAARERSRVQTLRHAFLELQKTLPSVPPDTKLSKLDVLLLATTYIAHLTRSLQDEEESPGEGLGTLRGEGYLHPVKKWPMRSRLYIGATGQFLTHSAQGDSANHGETSASSQI; encoded by the exons ATGGACTGTGGACACCTAGCAGAGAGCAGCGAGGAGATCTCCAGCGCGGGCGCGGAGCCCGATGCCCTGGGGCCTTCCCGTGccggcagcagcccctgcctgcccctggcggccgcgccgcgggccggggccgctccgggccgccccgccgccgccaaCGCGGCCCGGGAGCGCAGCCGGGTGCAGACCCTGCGCCACGccttcctggagctgcagaagaccctgccctcGGTGCCGCCCGACACCAAGCTCTCCAAGCTGGATGTGCTCCTCCTGGCCACCACCTACATCGCACACCTCACCCGCAGCCTGCAGGACGAGGAGGAGTCACCGGGAGAGGGCCTGGGCACCCTCCGTGGGGAGGGATACCTCCACCCTGTCAAG AAGTGGCCCATGCGTTCCAGGCTGTACATTGGAGCCACGGGACAGTTTCTGACCCACTCGGCACAAGGAGACAGTGCAAACCACGGGGAAACATCAGCATCTTCACAGATCTAA